In Paenibacillus kyungheensis, the following are encoded in one genomic region:
- a CDS encoding peptidylprolyl isomerase has protein sequence MWPIKKAARKTTMLAVVAILCISLLAACNKGTTAETKNDETKDTSPVVAEYKGGTITENEFNHEVSMMKFFSPQYAQMFDMDEYKEILLEQEIAYKSLDDSASEAAKTAGAKQGEEQLAQFKTSVDPEQLATMLKEANLTEQDVKDYMTRVLTASEVMKEKVTDADVEKYYNDNKKDYTTASVRHVLIGLQTADGKTRTDAQALKIAKEVKAKLDGGADFATIAKKYSDDAGSKDKGGLYENEKVGNWVEGFKNAVLEQKIGVIGDPVKTDYGYHVIKVEARTEKAFADLTAEEKETIKSQIASQKFSEYMSKEVPGMITKKNLPKSETAPAATAPTEGTTAPTAPATEGTTAPTTTAPATEGTSTEAPAESSK, from the coding sequence ATGTGGCCAATTAAAAAAGCTGCGCGGAAAACGACGATGTTAGCAGTAGTTGCTATTCTGTGCATCAGTCTGTTAGCAGCTTGTAACAAAGGAACAACCGCGGAAACAAAGAATGATGAAACGAAAGATACAAGTCCGGTGGTTGCCGAGTATAAAGGCGGTACAATCACTGAAAATGAATTTAATCATGAAGTAAGTATGATGAAATTCTTCTCTCCTCAATATGCTCAAATGTTTGATATGGACGAATATAAAGAAATTTTGCTAGAGCAAGAGATAGCTTACAAATCTCTTGATGACAGTGCAAGCGAAGCAGCAAAAACTGCCGGTGCTAAACAAGGTGAAGAACAACTAGCTCAATTCAAAACAAGTGTAGATCCTGAACAACTAGCTACTATGCTCAAAGAAGCTAATTTGACAGAGCAAGATGTTAAAGACTATATGACACGTGTATTGACTGCTTCTGAAGTAATGAAAGAAAAAGTTACAGATGCAGATGTAGAGAAATACTACAATGACAACAAAAAAGATTACACAACAGCTTCTGTACGTCACGTATTGATCGGACTACAAACTGCTGATGGTAAAACTCGTACAGATGCTCAAGCATTGAAAATAGCTAAAGAAGTGAAAGCTAAATTAGATGGCGGAGCAGACTTTGCAACAATCGCTAAAAAATATTCTGATGATGCAGGTTCTAAAGACAAAGGTGGTCTTTACGAAAATGAGAAAGTCGGAAATTGGGTTGAAGGCTTCAAAAATGCAGTATTGGAACAAAAAATCGGTGTGATCGGTGATCCAGTGAAAACAGATTACGGTTACCATGTTATTAAAGTAGAAGCTCGTACAGAAAAAGCATTTGCTGATCTAACGGCTGAAGAAAAAGAAACAATCAAATCTCAAATTGCTTCTCAAAAATTCAGCGAATATATGTCTAAAGAAGTACCAGGTATGATTACGAAGAAAAATTTACCTAAATCTGAAACAGCTCCAGCTGCTACAGCGCCGACAGAAGGTACAACGGCTCCAACAGCGCCAGCTACAGAGGGAACAACAGCTCCAACAACAACTGCACCTGCAACAGAAGGTACTTCTACAGAAGCACCAGCAGAGAGCAGTAAATAA